Proteins from a single region of Chanodichthys erythropterus isolate Z2021 chromosome 13, ASM2448905v1, whole genome shotgun sequence:
- the kat5b gene encoding histone acetyltransferase KAT5b isoform X3 has product MADSSVEIIEGCRLPVLRKNQENEDEWPLAEILSVKDIPGRKLYYVHYIDFNKRLDEWVTPDRLDLKKLQFPKKEAKTPTKNGLPGSRPSSPERDVRKSLDLNVQSASAPSRGKTLPTPKRKAESVSLATQVTAATPVPSLPSSAEASQASVYPAMRDTSFSIKSREEHEPLTSLTTNGTARRLIPSQPGRKRKNCGGTDEMVKVFQNNNPRCSTVYLPPGEDSQDSSDGIPSAPRMTGSLVSDRSHDDIVTRMKNIDCIELGRHRLKPWYFSPYPQELTTLPILYLCEFCLKYLKSLKCLQRHLTKCNLRHPPGNEIYRKGTISFFEIDGRKNKTYSQNLCLLAKCFLDHKTLYYDTDPFLFYVMTEYDSKGFHIVGYFSKEKESTEDYNVACILTLPPYQRRGYGKLLIEFSYELSKVEGKTGTPEKPLSDLGLLSYRSYWSQTILEILMNLKSENGERPQITINEISEITSVKKEDVISTLQYLNLINYYKGQYILTLSEDIVEGHERAMQKRHLRIDPKCLHFTPKDWSKRGKW; this is encoded by the exons ATGGCGGACTCCTCG GTCGAAATCATTGAAGGCTGTCGTCTTCCCGTGCTGcgaaaaaatcaagaaaatgaagACGAGTGGC CTTTGGCTGAAATTCTCAGTGTCAAAGACATTCCTGGGAGAAAGCTCTACTATGTCCACTACATTGACT TTAATAAGCGATTGGATGAATGGGTGACTCCAGACCGGCTGGACTTGAAAAAGCTCCAGTTTCCAAAAAAGGAGGCAAAGACCCCTACGAAGAACGGCCTGCCAGGGTCTCGCCCCAGCTCCCCAGAGAGAGATGTG AGGAAGAGTCTAGATCTCAACGTTCAGTCTGCTTCAGCTCCATCAAGAGGCAAAACCCTCCCCACACCG AAGAGAAAAGCAGAATCTGTGTCTTTGGCAACACAAGTTACTGCAGCAACTCCAGTGCCTTCACTTCCTAGTTCTGCAGAAGCAAGTCAGGCCTCGGTTTATCCAGCCATGAGGGACACTTCCTTCAGCATTAAATCCAGAGAAGAACATGAACCACTCACCTCTCTCACCacg AATGGCACAGCACGTCGTCTTATTCCTTCCCAGCCGGggagaaaaaggaaaaattgcGGAGGGACTGATGAG ATGGTAAAGGTGTTCCAGAATAACAACCCTCGCTGCTCCACCGTCTATTTGCCGCCAGGAGAG GATTCCCAGGACAGTTCTGATGGTATCCCCTCTGCCCCTCGCATGACTGGTAGTTTGGTGTCGGACCGCAGTCATGATGACATCGTCACGCGAATGAAGAACATAGACTGTATTGAGCTGGGCCGGCACAGGCTAAAGCCGTGGTACTTTTCTCCATATCCACAGGAGCTCACCACCCTACCCATCCTCTACCTTTGTGAATTTTGTCTTAAGTACCTCAAGAGCCTCAAGTGTCTCCAGAGGCACCTG ACGAAATGCAACCTTCGACACCCACCAGGAAATGAGATCTATCGCAAAGGAACTATATCCTTTTTTGAAATAGATGGCAGGAAAAACAAG ACATATTCCCAAAATTTGTGTTTACTGGCCAAATGCTTCCTGGACCACAAGACCCTGTACTATGACACAGATCCTTTCCTCTTCTATGTTATGACAGAGTATGACTCAAAGGGATTCCACATAGTCGGCTACTTCTCCAAG GAAAAGGAATCAACAGAAGACTATAATGTGGCCTGCATTTTGACTTTACCACCGTACCAGAGAAGAGGCTATGGCAAACTACTAATTGAGTTTA GTTATGAGCTATCAAAAGTGGAAGGAAAGACAGGTACACCAGAGAAGCCTCTGTCTGATCTGGGTCTGCTCTCCTATCGCTCTTACTGGTCTCAAACAATTCTGGAGATCCTCATGAACCTCAAATCGGAGAATGGAGAACGGCCACAGATCACCATCAA TGAAATCAGTGAGATTACCAGTGTCAAGAAAGAGGATGTGATATCAACTCTTCAATACCTCAACCTCATCAATTATTATAAG GGTCAGTATATCCTCACCCTATCAGAGGACATAGTGGAAGGTCACGAGCGGGCCATGCAGAAGCGTCACCTTCGTATTGACcccaaatgtttgcatttcACTCCTAAAGACTGGAGCAAGAGGGGCAAGTGGTAA
- the kat5b gene encoding histone acetyltransferase KAT5b isoform X2, with protein MADSSVEIIEGCRLPVLRKNQENEDEWPLAEILSVKDIPGRKLYYVHYIDFNKRLDEWVTPDRLDLKKLQFPKKEAKTPTKNGLPGSRPSSPERDVRKSLDLNVQSASAPSRGKTLPTPKRKAESVSLATQVTAATPVPSLPSSAEASQASVYPAMRDTSFSIKSREEHEPLTSLTTNGTARRLIPSQPGRKRKNCGGTDEMVKVFQNNNPRCSTVYLPPGEDSQDSSDGIPSAPRMTGSLVSDRSHDDIVTRMKNIDCIELGRHRLKPWYFSPYPQELTTLPILYLCEFCLKYLKSLKCLQRHLFTASNIAQECTNKQKNPETKCNLRHPPGNEIYRKGTISFFEIDGRKNKTYSQNLCLLAKCFLDHKTLYYDTDPFLFYVMTEYDSKGFHIVGYFSKEKESTEDYNVACILTLPPYQRRGYGKLLIEFSYELSKVEGKTGTPEKPLSDLGLLSYRSYWSQTILEILMNLKSENGERPQITINEITSVKKEDVISTLQYLNLINYYKGQYILTLSEDIVEGHERAMQKRHLRIDPKCLHFTPKDWSKRGKW; from the exons ATGGCGGACTCCTCG GTCGAAATCATTGAAGGCTGTCGTCTTCCCGTGCTGcgaaaaaatcaagaaaatgaagACGAGTGGC CTTTGGCTGAAATTCTCAGTGTCAAAGACATTCCTGGGAGAAAGCTCTACTATGTCCACTACATTGACT TTAATAAGCGATTGGATGAATGGGTGACTCCAGACCGGCTGGACTTGAAAAAGCTCCAGTTTCCAAAAAAGGAGGCAAAGACCCCTACGAAGAACGGCCTGCCAGGGTCTCGCCCCAGCTCCCCAGAGAGAGATGTG AGGAAGAGTCTAGATCTCAACGTTCAGTCTGCTTCAGCTCCATCAAGAGGCAAAACCCTCCCCACACCG AAGAGAAAAGCAGAATCTGTGTCTTTGGCAACACAAGTTACTGCAGCAACTCCAGTGCCTTCACTTCCTAGTTCTGCAGAAGCAAGTCAGGCCTCGGTTTATCCAGCCATGAGGGACACTTCCTTCAGCATTAAATCCAGAGAAGAACATGAACCACTCACCTCTCTCACCacg AATGGCACAGCACGTCGTCTTATTCCTTCCCAGCCGGggagaaaaaggaaaaattgcGGAGGGACTGATGAG ATGGTAAAGGTGTTCCAGAATAACAACCCTCGCTGCTCCACCGTCTATTTGCCGCCAGGAGAG GATTCCCAGGACAGTTCTGATGGTATCCCCTCTGCCCCTCGCATGACTGGTAGTTTGGTGTCGGACCGCAGTCATGATGACATCGTCACGCGAATGAAGAACATAGACTGTATTGAGCTGGGCCGGCACAGGCTAAAGCCGTGGTACTTTTCTCCATATCCACAGGAGCTCACCACCCTACCCATCCTCTACCTTTGTGAATTTTGTCTTAAGTACCTCAAGAGCCTCAAGTGTCTCCAGAGGCACCTG TTTACTGCAAGCAATATTGCACAAGAatgtacaaacaaacaaaaaaaccccgAG ACGAAATGCAACCTTCGACACCCACCAGGAAATGAGATCTATCGCAAAGGAACTATATCCTTTTTTGAAATAGATGGCAGGAAAAACAAG ACATATTCCCAAAATTTGTGTTTACTGGCCAAATGCTTCCTGGACCACAAGACCCTGTACTATGACACAGATCCTTTCCTCTTCTATGTTATGACAGAGTATGACTCAAAGGGATTCCACATAGTCGGCTACTTCTCCAAG GAAAAGGAATCAACAGAAGACTATAATGTGGCCTGCATTTTGACTTTACCACCGTACCAGAGAAGAGGCTATGGCAAACTACTAATTGAGTTTA GTTATGAGCTATCAAAAGTGGAAGGAAAGACAGGTACACCAGAGAAGCCTCTGTCTGATCTGGGTCTGCTCTCCTATCGCTCTTACTGGTCTCAAACAATTCTGGAGATCCTCATGAACCTCAAATCGGAGAATGGAGAACGGCCACAGATCACCATCAA TGAGATTACCAGTGTCAAGAAAGAGGATGTGATATCAACTCTTCAATACCTCAACCTCATCAATTATTATAAG GGTCAGTATATCCTCACCCTATCAGAGGACATAGTGGAAGGTCACGAGCGGGCCATGCAGAAGCGTCACCTTCGTATTGACcccaaatgtttgcatttcACTCCTAAAGACTGGAGCAAGAGGGGCAAGTGGTAA
- the kat5b gene encoding histone acetyltransferase KAT5b isoform X1 has protein sequence MADSSVEIIEGCRLPVLRKNQENEDEWPLAEILSVKDIPGRKLYYVHYIDFNKRLDEWVTPDRLDLKKLQFPKKEAKTPTKNGLPGSRPSSPERDVRKSLDLNVQSASAPSRGKTLPTPKRKAESVSLATQVTAATPVPSLPSSAEASQASVYPAMRDTSFSIKSREEHEPLTSLTTNGTARRLIPSQPGRKRKNCGGTDEMVKVFQNNNPRCSTVYLPPGEDSQDSSDGIPSAPRMTGSLVSDRSHDDIVTRMKNIDCIELGRHRLKPWYFSPYPQELTTLPILYLCEFCLKYLKSLKCLQRHLFTASNIAQECTNKQKNPETKCNLRHPPGNEIYRKGTISFFEIDGRKNKTYSQNLCLLAKCFLDHKTLYYDTDPFLFYVMTEYDSKGFHIVGYFSKEKESTEDYNVACILTLPPYQRRGYGKLLIEFSYELSKVEGKTGTPEKPLSDLGLLSYRSYWSQTILEILMNLKSENGERPQITINEISEITSVKKEDVISTLQYLNLINYYKGQYILTLSEDIVEGHERAMQKRHLRIDPKCLHFTPKDWSKRGKW, from the exons ATGGCGGACTCCTCG GTCGAAATCATTGAAGGCTGTCGTCTTCCCGTGCTGcgaaaaaatcaagaaaatgaagACGAGTGGC CTTTGGCTGAAATTCTCAGTGTCAAAGACATTCCTGGGAGAAAGCTCTACTATGTCCACTACATTGACT TTAATAAGCGATTGGATGAATGGGTGACTCCAGACCGGCTGGACTTGAAAAAGCTCCAGTTTCCAAAAAAGGAGGCAAAGACCCCTACGAAGAACGGCCTGCCAGGGTCTCGCCCCAGCTCCCCAGAGAGAGATGTG AGGAAGAGTCTAGATCTCAACGTTCAGTCTGCTTCAGCTCCATCAAGAGGCAAAACCCTCCCCACACCG AAGAGAAAAGCAGAATCTGTGTCTTTGGCAACACAAGTTACTGCAGCAACTCCAGTGCCTTCACTTCCTAGTTCTGCAGAAGCAAGTCAGGCCTCGGTTTATCCAGCCATGAGGGACACTTCCTTCAGCATTAAATCCAGAGAAGAACATGAACCACTCACCTCTCTCACCacg AATGGCACAGCACGTCGTCTTATTCCTTCCCAGCCGGggagaaaaaggaaaaattgcGGAGGGACTGATGAG ATGGTAAAGGTGTTCCAGAATAACAACCCTCGCTGCTCCACCGTCTATTTGCCGCCAGGAGAG GATTCCCAGGACAGTTCTGATGGTATCCCCTCTGCCCCTCGCATGACTGGTAGTTTGGTGTCGGACCGCAGTCATGATGACATCGTCACGCGAATGAAGAACATAGACTGTATTGAGCTGGGCCGGCACAGGCTAAAGCCGTGGTACTTTTCTCCATATCCACAGGAGCTCACCACCCTACCCATCCTCTACCTTTGTGAATTTTGTCTTAAGTACCTCAAGAGCCTCAAGTGTCTCCAGAGGCACCTG TTTACTGCAAGCAATATTGCACAAGAatgtacaaacaaacaaaaaaaccccgAG ACGAAATGCAACCTTCGACACCCACCAGGAAATGAGATCTATCGCAAAGGAACTATATCCTTTTTTGAAATAGATGGCAGGAAAAACAAG ACATATTCCCAAAATTTGTGTTTACTGGCCAAATGCTTCCTGGACCACAAGACCCTGTACTATGACACAGATCCTTTCCTCTTCTATGTTATGACAGAGTATGACTCAAAGGGATTCCACATAGTCGGCTACTTCTCCAAG GAAAAGGAATCAACAGAAGACTATAATGTGGCCTGCATTTTGACTTTACCACCGTACCAGAGAAGAGGCTATGGCAAACTACTAATTGAGTTTA GTTATGAGCTATCAAAAGTGGAAGGAAAGACAGGTACACCAGAGAAGCCTCTGTCTGATCTGGGTCTGCTCTCCTATCGCTCTTACTGGTCTCAAACAATTCTGGAGATCCTCATGAACCTCAAATCGGAGAATGGAGAACGGCCACAGATCACCATCAA TGAAATCAGTGAGATTACCAGTGTCAAGAAAGAGGATGTGATATCAACTCTTCAATACCTCAACCTCATCAATTATTATAAG GGTCAGTATATCCTCACCCTATCAGAGGACATAGTGGAAGGTCACGAGCGGGCCATGCAGAAGCGTCACCTTCGTATTGACcccaaatgtttgcatttcACTCCTAAAGACTGGAGCAAGAGGGGCAAGTGGTAA